In one Myxosarcina sp. GI1 genomic region, the following are encoded:
- a CDS encoding Calvin cycle protein CP12: protein MSDIQERINQERQKAREVCSTEGDSSENCAVAWDTVEELQAEASHQRTKAPKKNSLEQYCEDNPDAPECRVYED from the coding sequence ATGAGCGATATACAAGAAAGAATCAACCAGGAGAGACAAAAAGCTAGAGAGGTATGCAGTACTGAAGGAGACTCTTCAGAAAACTGTGCTGTTGCCTGGGATACAGTAGAAGAACTGCAAGCAGAAGCATCTCATCAACGCACCAAAGCTCCTAAGAAAAACTCTTTAGAGCAATATTGTGAAGATAATCCCGATGCACCCGAATGTCGCGTATACGAAGACTAG
- a CDS encoding sulfatase — MLTIAIVSCNPFRSSNVDRLPNILFILTDDLDTASVGYMPHLKSLLIDRGVSFSNYFVNVSLCCPSRATMLRGQYAHNTGVFTNHKLNGSFIYFYRRGLERSTIATWLQKQGYRTAYMGKYLNGYPRRASKTYVPPGWDEWDSPIYDTGYLEYNYTLNENGNLVRYRNRPQDYSADVYTDKARKFITQSIKDKQPFFVFLSYFAPHQPAIPAPRHRHLFSKESAPRIPSFNETDVSDKPKHIRNLPLLNRQQQNKIDRLYRQRLRSLQAVDEGLVKLINTLKINKQLDNTYIIFTSDNGFHLGQHRLPPEKETAYEEDIHLPLYLRGAGIPAGKIIDEIVGNIDLAPTIAKLAGANVPNFVDGRSLVELWRDNSRSLASWRRVFLVEHRQNKQMIPMIPDYIGLRTSNCTYIEYDNGDRELYDLTRDPYQLQNIAKTTKPEVIKEYARRSLGLRNCRGKICRELDRKPISDCV, encoded by the coding sequence TTGTTAACTATTGCTATTGTTTCTTGTAATCCTTTTAGATCCTCGAACGTCGATCGCCTTCCTAATATTTTATTTATCCTTACCGACGATTTAGATACTGCTTCTGTTGGCTATATGCCCCATCTAAAATCGCTGCTGATAGACAGAGGAGTAAGCTTTAGTAACTATTTCGTCAATGTCTCTCTTTGCTGCCCCTCAAGAGCTACCATGCTCAGAGGACAATACGCACACAATACGGGGGTTTTTACCAATCACAAGCTCAACGGTAGCTTTATTTATTTCTATCGACGGGGCTTAGAACGCTCGACGATCGCAACTTGGTTACAGAAACAAGGCTATCGTACCGCCTATATGGGAAAATATCTTAATGGCTATCCGCGCCGAGCCTCTAAAACTTATGTTCCTCCTGGTTGGGATGAATGGGATAGTCCAATTTATGACACTGGTTATTTGGAATATAACTATACTCTTAACGAAAATGGCAATTTAGTTCGTTACAGAAACCGCCCTCAAGACTACAGTGCCGATGTGTATACCGATAAGGCAAGGAAGTTTATTACTCAATCAATCAAAGATAAGCAACCTTTTTTTGTGTTTCTATCCTATTTTGCGCCGCATCAGCCTGCAATTCCAGCCCCCCGACATCGACATTTATTTTCTAAAGAGAGTGCGCCACGTATTCCCTCTTTTAATGAAACAGATGTAAGCGATAAACCCAAACATATTCGTAACTTACCGTTATTGAATCGGCAGCAACAAAACAAAATCGACCGACTCTATCGTCAAAGACTGCGATCGCTCCAAGCAGTAGATGAAGGTTTAGTCAAACTCATCAATACGCTTAAAATCAATAAGCAGTTAGACAACACCTATATTATTTTCACCTCCGATAATGGGTTTCACCTCGGTCAACATCGTTTACCTCCCGAAAAAGAGACGGCGTACGAAGAAGATATTCATTTACCACTTTATTTGAGAGGAGCGGGTATTCCTGCTGGTAAAATTATCGACGAGATTGTAGGAAATATTGACTTAGCACCAACTATTGCGAAACTTGCAGGGGCAAATGTTCCTAATTTTGTCGATGGTCGTTCTTTGGTAGAATTATGGCGCGATAACTCGCGATCGCTTGCTTCGTGGCGACGAGTTTTTTTAGTCGAACATCGACAAAACAAACAGATGATTCCGATGATTCCCGATTATATTGGTCTGCGGACATCCAACTGTACTTACATTGAATACGATAATGGCGATCGAGAACTGTACGACCTTACCAGAGATCCCTATCAATTGCAAAATATAGCTAAAACAACTAAGCCTGAAGTGATTAAAGAGTATGCTCGTCGCTCGCTTGGTTTGCGCAACTGTCGGGGAAAAATTTGTCGAGAGTTAGATCGCAAACCGATATCCGATTGTGTTTGA
- a CDS encoding LysR family transcriptional regulator, with protein sequence MDKFESMRAFTRVVEEGGFAAAARKMQLSRSAVNKLVINLEDSLGVQLLYRTTRQVTPTDTGKAFYERCIEILGSVEEAEIAVTQQHSEPKGILKINAPMSFGVSVLGTQIAEFMARYQDLKIQLTLEDRFVDPIAEGYDLVIRIGTPLESPSLVAKNLTTLPRVICAAPSYLKTAGVPTQPSQLKNHRCLHYGYLATGFQWHLISKEAEERVAIEGVFCSNNGEVLRDAAVRGLGIAILPVFIVERELERGELQIVLSDYHPPELSLCVIYPVNRQLATKVKVFTQFLQECFL encoded by the coding sequence ATGGATAAATTTGAAAGTATGCGTGCCTTTACACGGGTAGTAGAAGAAGGCGGTTTTGCTGCTGCTGCGCGAAAGATGCAGCTATCCCGTTCGGCTGTTAACAAGCTAGTAATCAACCTCGAAGATAGCTTAGGCGTGCAGTTACTCTATCGCACGACTCGTCAGGTTACACCTACAGATACTGGTAAAGCCTTTTACGAACGGTGTATAGAAATTCTTGGCAGTGTAGAAGAAGCAGAAATTGCGGTTACACAACAGCATAGCGAACCCAAAGGCATACTTAAAATTAATGCGCCCATGTCTTTCGGTGTTTCGGTTTTGGGAACACAAATAGCGGAATTTATGGCTCGTTATCAAGATCTTAAAATTCAGTTGACTTTGGAAGATCGGTTTGTAGATCCAATCGCTGAAGGCTATGACTTAGTTATTCGTATTGGTACGCCATTAGAATCACCTAGTTTAGTAGCAAAAAATCTTACTACCCTACCTCGCGTTATTTGTGCAGCACCAAGTTATCTTAAAACAGCAGGAGTTCCTACTCAACCAAGTCAACTAAAAAACCATCGTTGTTTGCATTACGGTTACTTAGCAACGGGTTTTCAGTGGCATTTAATTAGTAAAGAAGCAGAAGAAAGAGTGGCAATTGAAGGAGTTTTTTGTTCTAATAACGGTGAAGTTTTAAGAGATGCTGCTGTTAGAGGTTTGGGAATTGCTATTCTGCCAGTTTTTATTGTCGAAAGAGAACTAGAGCGAGGAGAGCTACAAATTGTTCTGTCCGATTATCATCCACCAGAATTAAGCTTATGTGTTATCTATCCCGTAAATCGCCAGCTTGCTACTAAAGTAAAAGTATTTACTCAGTTTCTTCAAGAATGTTTTTTATAA
- a CDS encoding gamma-glutamylcyclotransferase → MVLNRQALESKLLQKLLAHPELNLTILSDEELLTSIRETLQQKNLSQLWIFAYGSLIWNPLFEYRERRIVSLDGWHRQFCLKAPLGRGTLDNPGLVLGLEKGGSCYGVAYRLEIDSDLESELLLLWRREMVVGSYLPTWVKAFDGSQEFEAIAFTINSQHPMYINNLSTEQIINCLATAKGVLGSSAEYLEQTVNGLLTEELDDEELIYLYERVKIRQQELQQKIIDVGE, encoded by the coding sequence ATGGTCTTAAATCGTCAAGCTCTCGAATCCAAACTATTACAAAAACTGTTAGCTCATCCCGAATTAAATTTAACTATCTTGAGTGATGAGGAGTTACTAACCTCAATTCGAGAAACCTTACAACAGAAGAATCTCTCACAACTTTGGATTTTTGCTTACGGTTCTCTAATTTGGAATCCTTTGTTTGAGTATCGAGAACGCCGCATCGTTAGTCTTGACGGTTGGCATCGTCAGTTTTGCCTTAAAGCTCCTTTAGGCAGAGGTACTTTAGATAATCCTGGATTGGTATTAGGTTTAGAAAAAGGTGGTAGCTGTTACGGTGTTGCTTATCGTTTGGAAATTGACAGCGATTTAGAGTCAGAACTACTATTACTCTGGCGTAGAGAAATGGTAGTTGGTTCTTACCTTCCTACCTGGGTTAAAGCTTTCGATGGTAGTCAAGAATTTGAGGCGATCGCCTTTACTATTAATTCTCAGCACCCAATGTATATTAACAATTTATCTACAGAACAAATTATTAACTGTCTGGCTACAGCCAAAGGTGTTTTAGGCTCGTCCGCTGAATATTTAGAGCAAACGGTAAACGGTTTATTGACCGAAGAACTCGATGACGAAGAATTGATTTATCTTTACGAACGAGTAAAAATCAGACAACAAGAACTACAGCAAAAGATTATTGATGTTGGCGAATAG
- a CDS encoding NAD(P)/FAD-dependent oxidoreductase has protein sequence MAVDYDLVVVGSSPEGIYAAASATYLQARVALVTQSECDYLDNNLVIEHSISEVGRWLYWQQKKPLAIAFDAAPPASLTEAIDLGQIVNSNVRAEDSLESLAALGVDVIFGKGEFCRLPKLGFNVGKRHLRSRKYLLATGSRLALSPAYDIAQTNYLTLDALWQRALTTLPQSIAIVGGSLRSLEIAQILARFGKSITLILEHRLLPREEPETSRLIQAQLEAEGIEIIIAPVTQIKLIAGTQWLQVGNKAVETDAIFFGDRFTPNIEGLNLAGVEVKYERDRLIVNSKLQTTNPHIYACGDLLGGYSLPNIARYEVNIALKNALFLPRFHADYRCIPWAIFTQPNVARVGMTEAQAKKEHKNVYVVKLDLKGLVQAQILGETTGLCKLLVSKNGEILGCTLIGDRAAELIGAIALAMQQKIKLNRFAITGFLQVSFPAVYLSFAQIWQQAARAYYLQKMSKNRMLLNLLETWFDFRKK, from the coding sequence ATGGCGGTAGATTACGATCTGGTAGTAGTTGGTAGCAGCCCCGAAGGAATTTATGCTGCCGCTTCTGCTACCTATCTTCAAGCTCGCGTTGCTTTAGTAACACAAAGCGAGTGTGACTATTTGGACAATAATTTAGTTATCGAACATAGTATTAGTGAAGTAGGGCGTTGGCTCTATTGGCAGCAAAAAAAACCTTTAGCGATCGCTTTTGATGCTGCACCACCTGCTTCTTTAACTGAGGCTATAGATTTGGGACAAATCGTTAATTCAAATGTACGCGCTGAAGATTCTTTAGAAAGTTTGGCAGCTTTAGGTGTAGATGTAATTTTTGGTAAAGGGGAATTTTGTCGGCTACCTAAGTTGGGTTTTAATGTTGGTAAACGACACTTGCGATCGCGCAAATATTTATTAGCTACTGGTTCGAGATTGGCGCTCTCGCCAGCTTACGACATTGCTCAAACTAACTATTTAACTCTTGACGCTCTTTGGCAAAGAGCATTAACAACTTTACCCCAAAGTATAGCTATTGTCGGTGGTTCGCTTCGCAGTTTGGAAATCGCCCAAATTCTAGCAAGATTTGGTAAAAGTATTACTTTAATACTCGAACATCGGCTTTTACCTCGAGAAGAACCAGAAACCTCTCGGCTAATTCAAGCGCAATTAGAGGCTGAAGGAATCGAAATTATAATTGCTCCAGTTACTCAAATCAAATTGATCGCAGGAACTCAATGGTTACAGGTAGGCAATAAAGCCGTTGAAACCGATGCTATTTTTTTTGGCGATCGCTTTACTCCTAATATTGAGGGTTTAAATTTAGCAGGAGTTGAAGTCAAATACGAACGCGATCGCTTAATCGTAAATAGTAAATTACAAACTACCAATCCTCATATATATGCCTGCGGCGATCTTCTTGGCGGTTATTCTCTGCCAAATATTGCTCGGTATGAAGTAAACATAGCGTTAAAAAATGCTTTATTTCTGCCTCGATTTCATGCAGATTATCGTTGTATTCCCTGGGCAATATTTACCCAACCTAATGTTGCTAGAGTAGGTATGACTGAAGCCCAGGCAAAAAAAGAGCATAAAAATGTATATGTAGTCAAGCTAGATTTAAAAGGACTTGTCCAAGCGCAAATTTTAGGTGAAACTACAGGATTGTGTAAGTTATTAGTGAGTAAAAATGGCGAAATTCTTGGCTGTACTTTAATTGGCGATCGCGCTGCCGAATTAATTGGTGCGATCGCTTTAGCAATGCAGCAAAAAATAAAACTCAATCGTTTTGCGATAACGGGATTTTTGCAGGTAAGTTTTCCAGCCGTTTATCTCAGCTTCGCTCAAATTTGGCAACAGGCAGCAAGAGCATATTACCTACAAAAAATGTCAAAAAACCGAATGTTGCTAAACTTACTAGAAACTTGGTTCGATTTTAGAAAAAAATAG
- a CDS encoding DUF3177 family protein produces MNEVWFRPLVWMDYRLGVLITVIIPFVLLIWSLFQRQEAMQRLLIIYWRVASLLMITVYLLIPGWKIGFFTALAARILIPFSLWFWVDLNEEIRDIPKSTLKLIFRSWRWAITAYCLLGAIANALFLPCGWSDQILSTASCQVWLEAPLLYRQLFHSEPGNEGVLGFFAAVGLVIYLIYLAYFILIRLGKQGRSAMEQ; encoded by the coding sequence ATGAACGAAGTTTGGTTTAGACCTTTAGTCTGGATGGACTATCGACTAGGAGTGTTAATCACCGTAATCATTCCTTTTGTATTACTAATTTGGTCGTTATTTCAAAGACAAGAGGCAATGCAAAGATTGCTAATTATTTATTGGCGAGTTGCAAGCTTGTTGATGATTACCGTGTATTTACTAATTCCTGGCTGGAAAATTGGATTTTTTACTGCATTAGCCGCACGTATTTTAATTCCTTTTTCGCTCTGGTTTTGGGTAGATTTGAATGAAGAAATTCGCGACATCCCCAAAAGTACTTTAAAATTAATTTTTCGCTCCTGGCGTTGGGCGATAACCGCTTACTGTTTGTTAGGAGCGATCGCTAATGCTTTATTCCTGCCTTGCGGTTGGTCAGACCAAATTCTAAGTACCGCCTCTTGTCAAGTTTGGCTGGAAGCACCTCTACTCTATCGACAACTTTTCCACTCCGAACCTGGAAATGAGGGGGTTTTAGGGTTTTTTGCGGCAGTAGGATTGGTTATTTATTTAATTTATTTAGCTTATTTTATTTTGATTCGTCTTGGCAAACAAGGGCGATCGGCTATGGAACAATAA
- a CDS encoding pirin family protein, translating into MITVRPAQERGNANFGWLDSRHTFSFGNYYDRNHMGFASLRVINEDLIQPGMGFGTHSHRDMEIITYVLAGELAHKDSIGNGSVIRPGDVQRMSAGTGIAHSEFNASSTDLVHLLQIWILPDRSGIKPSYEQKHFSLAERQGKLRLVASPDGRDNSVTIHQDANLYVASLNESDRLDYITDNNRSLWLQIARGAVEIDGKVFQAGDGAAITQKSEIAIAATTNDTEILLFDLA; encoded by the coding sequence ATGATTACCGTTCGTCCAGCCCAAGAAAGAGGAAATGCTAATTTTGGTTGGCTCGATAGCAGACATACCTTTTCTTTTGGTAACTATTACGATCGCAACCACATGGGATTTGCCAGTCTGCGGGTAATTAATGAAGATTTAATCCAGCCAGGTATGGGTTTTGGTACACATAGCCACCGAGATATGGAAATTATTACCTACGTGTTGGCAGGAGAATTAGCTCATAAAGATAGTATTGGTAATGGTTCTGTTATTCGTCCTGGAGATGTGCAAAGGATGTCTGCGGGTACTGGTATTGCTCATAGCGAATTTAACGCCTCAAGCACCGATTTAGTTCACTTGCTACAAATTTGGATTTTGCCAGATCGTTCGGGAATCAAACCCAGCTACGAACAAAAACATTTTTCTTTAGCTGAAAGACAGGGAAAATTAAGGTTGGTAGCATCTCCAGATGGTAGAGATAATTCAGTCACAATTCATCAAGATGCCAATCTTTATGTAGCTAGTTTAAATGAAAGCGATCGCCTGGATTACATTACAGACAACAACCGCTCATTGTGGCTACAAATAGCCAGAGGAGCGGTAGAGATCGATGGTAAAGTTTTCCAGGCTGGTGATGGTGCTGCTATTACCCAAAAATCCGAAATTGCGATCGCTGCTACTACCAACGATACCGAAATTCTGTTGTTCGATCTTGCTTAA
- a CDS encoding radical SAM protein, with amino-acid sequence MSVFQQEKLLFTPVSGDSDAVPVIFAFPNEYSIGITSLGYQIVWATLAQRSDVNVSRLFVDLHEPLPRNPELLGFSVSWELDYINIFNLLESLDISLHSCDRDNNHPLVFGGGSVLTANPEPFADFFDVILLGDGEELLDNFIAAYQEVRKCDRATKLRHLATVPGVYVPNLYRVSYYSPEREITEIAPTIPDIPDTVQKQTYRGNVLSASTVVTENAAWENIYMVEVVRSCPEMCRFCLASYLTLPFRTASLAGSLIPAIARGLEVTNRIGLLGASVTQHPEFEALLDYLSQPQYRDVRLSIASVRTNTVTKKLAATLAARDTRSITVAIESGSARLRQIVNKKLSNEEIIQAAVNAKAGGLKAIKFYGMVGIPGEEVTDVEQTVAMMEAVKQAAPGLRLTLGCSTFVPKAHTPFQWLGVNPDAKKRLKYLEKQLGKRGIDFRPESYNWSIIQALISRGDRRLAKLLKLTRTYGESVGSYKRAFKQLRGQIPDLDYYVHQDWHRDRILPWQHLQGALPKTTLVKHLDDALSYFPQSQQDNSVLDNTTLIKR; translated from the coding sequence GTGAGTGTATTCCAACAAGAAAAACTGTTATTTACTCCCGTCTCAGGAGATAGCGACGCAGTCCCCGTTATTTTTGCTTTTCCCAATGAATATAGCATTGGTATTACTAGTCTTGGTTATCAGATAGTCTGGGCGACTCTGGCACAGAGAAGCGATGTAAATGTCAGCCGTTTGTTTGTCGATCTTCACGAACCGCTACCCAGAAACCCCGAACTTTTGGGATTTTCTGTTTCCTGGGAACTAGACTATATTAATATTTTCAATCTATTAGAGTCTTTAGATATTTCGCTTCATAGTTGCGATCGCGATAACAATCATCCCTTAGTATTTGGCGGTGGTTCGGTTCTGACAGCCAACCCCGAACCCTTTGCCGATTTTTTTGACGTTATTTTACTAGGCGACGGAGAAGAATTATTAGATAATTTTATCGCTGCCTATCAGGAAGTTAGAAAATGCGATCGCGCTACTAAATTACGTCATTTAGCAACCGTACCAGGAGTTTACGTTCCGAATTTGTATCGGGTAAGCTACTACAGTCCAGAAAGAGAAATTACCGAAATTGCGCCAACCATCCCCGATATTCCCGACACGGTACAGAAACAAACTTACCGCGGTAACGTTCTATCGGCTTCTACTGTAGTTACCGAAAATGCTGCCTGGGAAAATATTTATATGGTAGAAGTAGTCCGTAGCTGCCCCGAAATGTGCCGTTTTTGTTTGGCTAGCTATTTAACTTTACCGTTTCGTACTGCCTCTTTAGCTGGTTCTTTAATACCTGCAATTGCAAGAGGTTTAGAAGTAACTAACCGCATTGGTTTACTTGGCGCGTCGGTAACTCAGCATCCCGAATTTGAAGCTTTACTGGACTATTTATCACAACCTCAGTATCGTGATGTTCGCCTCAGCATTGCTTCGGTACGCACCAATACCGTTACCAAAAAACTGGCAGCAACTCTAGCCGCCAGAGATACCCGTTCGATTACTGTTGCCATTGAAAGCGGTTCGGCAAGACTGCGCCAAATCGTTAATAAAAAACTAAGTAATGAAGAAATTATTCAAGCGGCAGTCAATGCTAAAGCAGGTGGTTTAAAAGCAATTAAGTTTTACGGCATGGTAGGAATACCAGGGGAAGAAGTTACCGATGTAGAACAAACGGTAGCCATGATGGAGGCAGTCAAACAAGCCGCACCTGGTTTGCGTTTGACTTTGGGGTGCAGTACTTTTGTGCCTAAAGCTCACACTCCTTTTCAATGGTTAGGAGTCAACCCAGATGCAAAAAAAAGATTGAAGTATTTAGAAAAACAATTAGGCAAGCGCGGTATCGATTTTCGTCCCGAAAGCTATAATTGGTCGATAATTCAAGCCTTAATTTCTAGAGGCGATCGCCGCCTGGCAAAACTATTAAAGTTGACTAGAACCTACGGCGAGTCGGTTGGCAGTTACAAACGAGCTTTCAAACAGCTAAGAGGACAAATCCCAGATTTAGACTACTACGTTCATCAAGATTGGCATCGCGATCGCATTTTACCCTGGCAGCATCTTCAGGGAGCATTACCTAAAACTACTCTAGTAAAACATCTCGATGATGCCTTAAGTTATTTTCCTCAGTCTCAACAGGATAATAGTGTGCTTGATAATACAACTTTAATCAAACGTTAG
- the tmk gene encoding dTMP kinase yields the protein MINRQSQSTNKKLFIVFEGIDSSGKSTQAELLLNYFINKEEKVIISSEPSNGIVGNIIRQALKQKIVFSRNRASFDEQMAYLFAADRHDHLYNDFDGVFKLIADGYHVISTRYYFSSLVYNCDTKEQFEFVSSLNARFPNPDLTIYLDLSVKESLNRLDKRSSKEIYETKEKLIKVRQSYQQIFSNYKGKFLSIDATKTPQNIHQRVIKYIENKRW from the coding sequence ATGATTAACCGCCAATCGCAATCGACAAACAAAAAACTTTTTATTGTCTTTGAAGGAATTGATAGTTCGGGGAAATCAACCCAAGCAGAGTTATTATTAAACTACTTTATAAATAAGGAAGAAAAAGTAATAATTAGTTCCGAACCCTCTAACGGTATTGTCGGTAATATAATTAGACAGGCATTGAAACAAAAAATCGTTTTTAGTCGCAATCGCGCCTCATTTGACGAACAAATGGCTTATTTGTTTGCCGCAGATCGCCACGATCATTTATACAATGACTTTGATGGAGTTTTTAAGTTAATTGCCGACGGGTATCATGTTATCAGCACTAGATATTATTTTTCTTCTTTAGTCTACAATTGCGACACTAAAGAACAGTTTGAATTTGTTAGCAGCTTAAATGCACGATTTCCCAATCCCGATCTTACTATTTATCTCGATCTTTCGGTAAAAGAATCTTTGAATAGATTAGACAAACGTTCTTCAAAAGAGATTTATGAGACCAAAGAAAAGCTAATTAAAGTGCGTCAGAGTTATCAGCAAATATTTAGTAATTATAAGGGAAAATTTTTAAGCATTGATGCTACTAAAACCCCACAAAATATTCATCAAAGAGTTATTAAATATATTGAAAACAAACGGTGGTAG